The Tardiphaga alba genome includes a window with the following:
- a CDS encoding type II toxin-antitoxin system VapC family toxin produces the protein MVSSLLLDTCALIFLTIDDGRAAKVRAALKNAHDAGETVFVSPISAWEIGLLASLGRVNLLTSPERWFDTVIETPGVRLAGLSPAVLIASSFLPDAKWRDPADRIMAATAREYGFTLLTSDKQLLAYAAKGHIRALLC, from the coding sequence ATGGTTTCATCATTGCTCCTGGACACTTGCGCACTCATTTTTCTCACGATTGATGATGGCCGGGCAGCGAAGGTCCGAGCCGCTTTGAAGAATGCTCATGATGCCGGCGAGACGGTTTTCGTTTCCCCTATCTCCGCATGGGAGATTGGCTTGCTTGCCTCGCTCGGGCGGGTAAATCTTCTAACGTCGCCCGAACGGTGGTTCGATACAGTGATAGAAACCCCCGGTGTTCGTTTGGCCGGGTTGTCGCCCGCCGTTTTAATCGCCTCGTCATTTCTACCCGATGCAAAATGGCGTGATCCAGCCGATCGCATCATGGCTGCAACCGCGAGAGAATACGGTTTCACTTTGCTGACGAGCGACAAGCAGCTATTGGCATATGCCGCCAAGGGACATATTCGCGCATTGCTGTGCTGA
- a CDS encoding ketopantoate reductase family protein → MARNILILGASYGSLLGTKLLMAGHNVTLVCRSKTAELINRDGTEVRIKLRDEPAHRSIFSRDLPGKLDAAPPHQVDLSRYDMVGLAMQEPQYTNHTIRALMVRIAGAKLPCLSIMNMPPLPYLKRIPALAGMDLEEAYTNAQVWERFEPGLVSLCSPDPQAFRPPEEAANVLHVGLPTNFKAAAFADDAHNKLLRELEADIDAVTLDGHDVPVKLKVFDSLFVPLAKWSMLLTGNYRCITPEEPQSIRDAVHGDLKQSQAIYDHVDGIARRLGADPADQVPFEKYAKAAESLLKPSSAARAVAAGAPFIERVDLLVKLISQQLDMPNPAIDRTVDVVDMKLSEKIVSGGSGAQ, encoded by the coding sequence ATGGCGCGCAATATCCTCATCCTGGGAGCCTCTTACGGCTCGTTGCTCGGCACCAAGCTCTTGATGGCCGGTCACAATGTGACGCTGGTCTGCCGGTCCAAGACCGCCGAACTGATCAACCGCGACGGCACCGAGGTCCGCATCAAGCTGCGCGACGAGCCGGCCCATCGCTCCATCTTTTCGCGCGACCTCCCGGGCAAGCTGGACGCCGCGCCGCCGCATCAGGTTGACCTGTCGCGCTACGACATGGTCGGTCTCGCGATGCAGGAGCCGCAATACACCAATCATACGATCCGCGCGCTGATGGTCAGGATCGCCGGGGCGAAACTGCCCTGCCTGTCGATCATGAACATGCCGCCGCTGCCCTATCTCAAGCGTATCCCCGCGCTGGCCGGTATGGACCTCGAAGAGGCCTATACGAATGCGCAGGTATGGGAGCGCTTCGAGCCCGGCCTGGTCTCGCTCTGCTCACCCGACCCGCAGGCGTTCCGCCCGCCGGAGGAAGCCGCCAACGTGCTGCATGTGGGCCTGCCGACCAACTTCAAGGCCGCCGCCTTCGCCGACGACGCCCACAACAAGCTGCTGCGCGAGTTGGAGGCGGATATCGATGCGGTGACGCTGGACGGGCACGACGTGCCGGTGAAGCTGAAAGTGTTCGATTCGCTATTCGTGCCACTGGCGAAATGGTCGATGCTGCTGACGGGCAATTACCGCTGCATCACGCCGGAGGAACCCCAGTCGATCCGCGACGCGGTTCACGGCGATCTGAAGCAGTCGCAGGCGATCTATGATCACGTCGATGGCATTGCGCGACGGTTGGGCGCCGACCCGGCCGATCAGGTGCCGTTCGAGAAATACGCCAAGGCGGCAGAGAGCCTGCTCAAGCCCTCCTCGGCTGCCCGCGCAGTGGCCGCTGGCGCGCCGTTCATCGAGCGCGTTGATTTGCTGGTGAAGCTCATTTCGCAGCAGCTTGATATGCCCAATCCCGCAATCGACCGCACGGTCGATGTGGTGGATATGAAGCTGAGCGAGAAGATCGTCTCGGGCGGATCCGGCGCGCAATAG
- the gatB gene encoding Asp-tRNA(Asn)/Glu-tRNA(Gln) amidotransferase subunit GatB, which yields MNAPVKTSKLLKGATGDWEMVIGLEIHAQVTSKAKLFSGSSTAFGGAPNTHVSLVDAAMPGMLPVINEECVRQAVRTGLGLNAQINLRSTFDRKNYFYPDLPQGYQISQYKSPIVGEGEVTIELDGGETATVGIERLHLEQDAGKLVHDRNPSSTSVDLNRSGVALMEIVSKPDMRSSEQAQAYVSKLRTILRYLGTCDGDMEKGNLRADCNVSVRRPGEPFGTRCEIKNVNSIRFIGQAIDYEARRQIGILEDGGTIDQETRLYDPNKGETRSMRSKEEAHDYRYFPDPDLLPLEFSEAFVAELKAGLPELPDAKKARFVSAFGLSDYDAAVLVTERESAEFYEAVLDGLKDKTRDGKLAANWVINELFGRLNKEGQDIASSPVSSAQMSAIIDLIGEGVISGKIAKDLFEIVWTEGGDPRVLVEERGMKQVTDMGAIEKVVDDIIAANPDKVAQAQAKPALMGWFVGQVMKSSGGKANPQAVNDLLKSKLGL from the coding sequence ATGAACGCACCTGTCAAAACTTCCAAGCTGCTCAAGGGCGCCACCGGTGACTGGGAAATGGTCATCGGGCTGGAGATTCACGCCCAGGTCACCTCCAAGGCGAAGCTGTTCTCCGGCTCGTCCACCGCATTCGGCGGCGCGCCGAATACGCATGTGTCGCTGGTGGACGCCGCGATGCCGGGCATGCTGCCGGTCATCAATGAGGAGTGCGTCCGCCAGGCGGTGCGCACCGGTCTCGGCCTGAATGCGCAGATCAATCTGCGCTCGACCTTCGACCGCAAGAACTATTTCTATCCGGACCTGCCGCAGGGCTACCAGATCAGCCAGTACAAGTCGCCGATCGTGGGCGAGGGCGAGGTGACCATCGAGCTGGATGGCGGCGAGACCGCCACCGTCGGCATCGAGCGCCTGCATCTCGAACAGGATGCCGGCAAGCTGGTGCATGACCGCAATCCGTCGAGCACGTCTGTCGATCTCAACCGCTCAGGCGTGGCGCTGATGGAGATCGTCTCCAAGCCGGACATGCGCTCGTCCGAACAGGCCCAGGCCTATGTGTCGAAGCTGCGCACCATCCTGCGCTATCTCGGCACCTGCGACGGCGACATGGAGAAGGGCAATCTGCGCGCCGACTGCAACGTCTCGGTCCGCCGCCCGGGTGAGCCGTTTGGCACCCGCTGCGAGATCAAGAACGTGAACTCGATCCGCTTCATCGGCCAGGCCATCGACTATGAGGCACGCCGCCAGATCGGCATCCTCGAGGACGGCGGAACCATCGATCAGGAGACACGGCTCTACGATCCCAACAAGGGCGAGACCCGGTCGATGCGTTCCAAGGAAGAAGCGCATGACTATCGCTACTTCCCGGATCCCGATCTGCTGCCGCTGGAATTCAGCGAGGCGTTCGTCGCCGAGCTGAAGGCGGGCCTTCCGGAACTGCCTGACGCCAAGAAGGCGCGGTTTGTCAGCGCCTTCGGCCTGTCTGACTATGATGCTGCCGTGCTGGTGACCGAGCGCGAGAGCGCCGAATTCTATGAAGCCGTCCTCGATGGCCTCAAGGACAAGACGCGCGACGGCAAGCTGGCCGCCAATTGGGTGATCAACGAACTGTTCGGCCGCCTCAACAAGGAAGGCCAGGACATCGCATCGTCGCCGGTGTCGTCGGCGCAGATGTCGGCCATCATCGACCTCATCGGCGAGGGCGTGATCTCCGGCAAGATCGCCAAGGACCTGTTCGAGATCGTCTGGACCGAAGGCGGCGATCCGCGCGTGCTCGTGGAAGAGCGCGGCATGAAGCAGGTCACCGACATGGGAGCCATCGAGAAGGTGGTGGACGACATCATCGCGGCGAACCCGGACAAGGTGGCCCAGGCCCAGGCCAAGCCGGCGCTGATGGGCTGGTTCGTCGGCCAGGTGATGAAGTCGTCGGGCGGCAAGGCCAATCCGCAGGCGGTCAACGACCTGCTGAAGAGCAAGCTCGGCCTCTGA
- a CDS encoding patatin-like phospholipase family protein: protein MGAVVAASALLLGCASVYNEPVNVPVGPNGPTDTLSLNFADPAALDDLLIGLSFSGGGTRAAAYSFGVLQEMDNVPMPRSGDKMVDRLDFISGVSGGSVTAAYFGIKKRAALTDFRERFLLQNAEAGLQTQLSLGTIGRALGGGINDSTAFTKWLDSHLFEGITYSEFRRIGSPRVWINASDIYNRVPFVFGATAFEAICSDIGKFPLSQAVAASAAVPIAFAPAVVQAFPGKCNTPLPSWVRRAAANRNASPMLNSYAKAIIRYREGAVPYIKLMDGGLVDNYGVAGFTITRESSDTPYGPLSPQQAVRLRRALFLVVDAKTGLSGNWVNTVQGPDGIELLKAAVDTTIDASVGANYTAFDRTMKDYQSSLIAWRCGLSAAQRASYGARPGWNCRDLQFFVGRLGFDQLDGERAAVLEQVPTRFSLPQAQVDEVIAAGRDTLRASPVFKAFVAGM, encoded by the coding sequence GTGGGGGCGGTCGTAGCGGCCAGTGCGCTGCTGCTCGGCTGTGCATCCGTTTATAACGAGCCGGTCAATGTGCCGGTCGGTCCGAATGGCCCGACCGATACGCTGTCGCTCAATTTCGCTGATCCTGCTGCGCTCGATGACCTTCTGATCGGTCTATCCTTCTCCGGTGGCGGCACGCGCGCGGCCGCCTATTCGTTCGGCGTGCTACAGGAGATGGACAACGTCCCCATGCCGCGTTCGGGCGACAAGATGGTGGATCGCCTCGACTTCATCTCGGGCGTCTCCGGCGGCTCGGTCACCGCGGCTTACTTCGGCATCAAGAAGCGCGCGGCACTGACGGATTTTCGCGAGCGCTTCCTGCTGCAGAATGCCGAGGCGGGGTTGCAGACACAATTGTCGCTCGGCACCATCGGTCGTGCGCTTGGCGGCGGCATCAACGACTCCACCGCCTTCACCAAATGGCTCGACAGTCATTTGTTCGAAGGCATCACCTATAGCGAGTTCAGGCGCATTGGTTCGCCGCGGGTGTGGATCAACGCCTCCGACATCTATAACCGGGTGCCGTTCGTCTTCGGCGCCACCGCCTTCGAGGCGATTTGCAGCGACATCGGGAAATTCCCGCTGTCGCAAGCGGTCGCGGCGTCGGCCGCTGTTCCGATCGCCTTTGCGCCAGCGGTGGTGCAGGCCTTCCCCGGCAAGTGCAACACGCCGCTGCCAAGCTGGGTGAGGCGCGCGGCAGCCAACCGCAATGCGTCGCCGATGCTGAATTCCTATGCCAAGGCGATCATCCGCTATCGCGAAGGGGCGGTGCCTTACATCAAGCTGATGGATGGCGGCCTGGTCGACAATTACGGCGTCGCCGGCTTCACCATCACGCGCGAGTCGTCGGATACGCCTTACGGTCCGTTGTCGCCCCAGCAGGCGGTGCGTTTGCGCCGTGCGCTGTTCCTGGTGGTGGACGCCAAGACCGGCCTGTCCGGCAACTGGGTCAACACGGTGCAGGGGCCGGACGGGATCGAGCTGCTGAAGGCCGCGGTGGATACCACCATCGATGCCAGCGTCGGCGCCAATTACACCGCCTTCGATCGCACTATGAAGGACTATCAGTCGTCGCTGATCGCCTGGCGCTGCGGCCTGTCCGCGGCCCAGCGGGCGAGCTATGGCGCGCGGCCGGGCTGGAACTGCCGCGATCTGCAATTCTTCGTCGGCCGCCTCGGCTTCGACCAGCTGGACGGCGAGCGGGCGGCGGTGCTCGAACAGGTGCCGACGCGCTTCTCACTGCCGCAGGCGCAGGTTGATGAGGTGATCGCCGCGGGCAGGGACACGCTGCGGGCCAGCCCAGTGTTCAAGGCCTTCGTCGCGGGGATGTAA
- a CDS encoding DUF7662 domain-containing protein, whose protein sequence is MTKYAALGDFLSRQPVARVQLSFADIERITGGKLPASQRYPAWWSNNPMNNPMTRVWLDAGFRTEQVDIAGRKLVFYKADTSSTEMADANSAAQNASSADEHPLVTRLRGTVRVAPGVDLTAPADNAWGDLAYGDGGSE, encoded by the coding sequence ATGACCAAATATGCAGCTTTGGGCGATTTTTTAAGCCGACAGCCGGTAGCGCGCGTTCAGCTGAGTTTCGCCGACATCGAGAGAATTACTGGCGGCAAACTTCCCGCGTCACAGCGCTATCCAGCGTGGTGGAGCAATAATCCCATGAATAATCCGATGACACGGGTTTGGCTGGATGCCGGCTTTCGGACGGAGCAGGTCGATATCGCCGGTCGTAAACTGGTGTTCTACAAGGCGGATACGAGCAGCACCGAAATGGCAGATGCGAATAGTGCTGCGCAGAACGCATCGAGTGCCGATGAGCATCCGCTTGTGACGCGGCTACGCGGGACCGTTCGCGTAGCCCCAGGCGTCGATTTGACCGCACCTGCCGACAACGCTTGGGGCGATCTGGCTTATGGCGATGGTGGCAGCGAGTGA
- a CDS encoding outer membrane protein produces MKTILLTTTAILLGIASASAADLAARPYTKAPVMAPTWNWSGFYFGGNVGYGIAHNETAQGIFAGTPPTVLLGATTGPVASDGVIGGVQIGWNTMFAPSWLFGIEADIQGADVKGSQRFVSGVLFTPGDFAAVESRLNWFGTVRGRLGWTATPETLLYVTGGLAYGEVETRNSSSFAIGGGVLETAAASLKSTKTGWTVGGGIETRLWNSNWTAKAEYLYVDLGSQTLVNSTGPVTAFAHGSDVESRTHIIRAGLNYKFNSWN; encoded by the coding sequence ATGAAAACCATTCTTTTGACCACAACAGCGATCCTGCTGGGCATTGCATCCGCTAGCGCCGCCGATCTGGCCGCGCGTCCTTACACCAAAGCTCCCGTTATGGCGCCGACCTGGAATTGGTCCGGCTTCTATTTCGGCGGCAACGTTGGATACGGCATTGCCCATAACGAAACCGCGCAGGGTATCTTCGCCGGTACTCCACCGACCGTTCTTCTCGGCGCTACAACTGGTCCTGTTGCATCTGACGGCGTAATCGGCGGCGTTCAGATCGGCTGGAACACCATGTTCGCACCTTCTTGGTTGTTCGGCATCGAGGCCGACATTCAGGGAGCTGATGTGAAGGGCTCGCAGCGGTTCGTCTCCGGAGTTCTTTTCACCCCAGGCGATTTTGCAGCGGTCGAGTCTCGTCTTAATTGGTTCGGCACGGTCCGCGGTCGTCTCGGTTGGACCGCGACCCCAGAGACGCTGCTATACGTCACTGGTGGTCTTGCTTACGGCGAAGTTGAGACCCGTAACTCCAGCTCGTTTGCTATCGGTGGCGGTGTTCTTGAGACAGCAGCCGCTTCGCTCAAGTCAACAAAGACCGGCTGGACCGTCGGTGGCGGTATCGAAACCCGCCTCTGGAATAGCAACTGGACCGCTAAGGCGGAATATCTCTATGTTGACCTTGGCTCCCAGACGCTCGTCAATTCGACCGGGCCCGTTACTGCCTTTGCTCATGGTTCGGATGTCGAATCCCGCACGCACATCATTCGCGCGGGTCTGAACTACAAGTTCAATTCCTGGAATTGA
- the gatA gene encoding Asp-tRNA(Asn)/Glu-tRNA(Gln) amidotransferase subunit GatA, with protein MTDLTSLTLAEARDGLANKSFTSLQLTDAHLKAMEDARVLNAYVLETPEQARAMAQAADAKIAKGEGGPLGGIPLGIKDLFATRDVRTTACSKILGNFVPPYESTVTAQLWRDGAVMLGKLNNDEFAMGSANETSCFGPVINPWRREGSDVNLVPGGSSGGSASAVAAGLCLGATATDTGGSIRQPAAFTGIVGLKPTYGRCSRWGTVAFASSLDQAGPVARTVRDTAILTRSMAGYDPKDSTSVDRAVPDYEAAIGKSVKGMKIGIPKEYRIDGMPAEIEKLWQDGAKQLEAAGAELVEVSLPHTKYALPAYYIVAPAEASSNLARYDGVRYGLRVPGRNLVDMYENTRAEGFGAEVRRRVMIGTYVLSAGYYDAYYLRAQKVRTLIKQDFEDCFAEGIHAILTPATPSAAFGIGEKGGADPIEMYLNDIFTVTVNMAGLPGIAVPAGKDAQGLPLGLQLIGRPFDEETLFSLGEVIEQASGRFTPTKWW; from the coding sequence GGAGACGCCGGAGCAGGCGCGCGCCATGGCGCAGGCGGCAGATGCGAAGATCGCCAAGGGCGAGGGCGGACCACTCGGCGGCATTCCGCTGGGCATCAAGGACCTGTTTGCGACCAGGGACGTGCGCACGACGGCGTGCTCGAAGATCCTCGGCAACTTCGTGCCGCCTTACGAGTCCACGGTGACTGCACAGCTCTGGCGCGATGGCGCCGTGATGCTCGGCAAGCTCAACAATGACGAATTCGCCATGGGCTCGGCCAACGAGACCTCGTGCTTCGGCCCGGTGATCAATCCGTGGCGCCGCGAAGGCTCCGACGTCAATCTCGTGCCAGGCGGTTCGTCAGGTGGGTCGGCCTCGGCCGTTGCCGCGGGTCTGTGCCTCGGCGCCACGGCCACGGACACCGGCGGTTCGATCCGCCAGCCCGCGGCTTTCACCGGCATTGTCGGCCTGAAGCCGACTTATGGCCGCTGCTCGCGTTGGGGCACGGTCGCCTTCGCGTCGTCGCTCGATCAGGCCGGCCCCGTTGCGCGCACCGTGCGCGACACCGCAATCCTGACGCGCTCGATGGCGGGCTATGATCCGAAGGACTCCACCTCCGTGGATCGCGCCGTGCCGGATTACGAAGCTGCGATCGGCAAGTCTGTGAAGGGCATGAAGATCGGCATTCCTAAAGAATACCGAATCGACGGCATGCCGGCCGAAATCGAAAAGCTCTGGCAGGATGGCGCGAAGCAGCTCGAGGCTGCCGGCGCCGAACTCGTCGAGGTCTCGTTGCCGCACACCAAATACGCGCTGCCGGCTTACTATATCGTTGCGCCCGCCGAAGCCTCGTCGAATCTCGCGCGCTATGACGGCGTGCGCTACGGCCTGCGTGTGCCCGGCCGCAATCTCGTCGATATGTATGAGAACACCCGCGCCGAGGGTTTTGGCGCGGAAGTGCGTCGCCGCGTGATGATTGGCACTTACGTGCTCTCCGCCGGCTATTACGACGCCTATTATCTGCGCGCGCAAAAGGTCCGCACGCTGATCAAGCAGGACTTTGAGGACTGTTTTGCCGAGGGTATCCACGCGATCCTCACGCCAGCAACACCGTCGGCCGCTTTCGGCATCGGCGAGAAGGGCGGCGCCGATCCGATCGAAATGTATCTCAACGACATCTTCACGGTGACCGTGAACATGGCCGGCTTGCCGGGCATCGCGGTGCCCGCCGGCAAGGATGCGCAGGGCCTGCCGCTCGGGCTGCAACTGATCGGTCGTCCGTTCGATGAAGAGACGCTGTTCTCGCTCGGCGAAGTGATCGAACAGGCCTCGGGGCGATTCACACCGACGAAGTGGTGGTAG
- a CDS encoding AprI/Inh family metalloprotease inhibitor — protein MTRAASHIGMALAVATALTTGFSSAFAQDLKLMDTKDVDPAMLKDMYGTWEIQGAGGRKRCRVVLKSESTIGGSQIDVGKDCAKTFPIMGDIAAWRLYENWTIGFADATRKLRIRFSTPDERYVAEPETDGIKTIVKK, from the coding sequence ATGACACGGGCGGCGTCGCATATCGGGATGGCATTGGCTGTCGCAACGGCTTTGACGACTGGCTTTTCATCTGCCTTCGCTCAGGACTTGAAGCTGATGGACACCAAGGATGTCGATCCGGCGATGCTCAAGGACATGTACGGTACCTGGGAAATCCAGGGCGCCGGCGGCCGCAAGCGCTGTCGCGTGGTGCTGAAAAGCGAGAGCACGATCGGCGGCTCGCAGATCGATGTCGGCAAGGACTGCGCCAAGACCTTCCCGATCATGGGCGATATCGCCGCCTGGCGGCTCTATGAGAACTGGACGATTGGTTTTGCGGACGCCACGCGAAAACTGCGGATCCGCTTCTCCACCCCGGACGAGCGCTATGTGGCCGAGCCGGAGACCGACGGCATCAAGACCATCGTGAAGAAGTAA